One Terriglobales bacterium genomic window, CCCGCCGACGTCGCTGGTAACACCCGTATAGAACGGGTGTTGTGAAGGATTGGTGAGGATATAGACGTAGTAGCGGCGCTCGCGCTGGGCCATGATCAGCCCCCAACTGTCTAGGAGTTGTCATCCCGAGCGCAGCGAGGGATCTGGGTTCTCGCTCGCCCGGAGGAAGGACCTGGATTCCTCGCTGCGCTCGGAATGACAATCCTGAAGGGTCGCGTTCGACCGAGCACTCGGTCCGTTCCGAGAGAATCTGTGTTGTTCCGTGTTGCTCCGCGGCGATGAAGGCTCCTAGCGGCGCGCCACCGCGCTCTTGGCTTCCGCCTTGGCGGAGTCAGGGACGGGGGTGGGCCCGGGCGCCGGCTTCGTCAGCCCGAGCGACTGGCGCACCTCGGCCTCCAGCTTGCCGAAGATGTCCTTGTGCTCCTTGAGGAAGACGCGAGTGTTCTCGCGCCCCTGCCCGATGCGCTCGCCCTTGTAGCTGAACCAGGCGCCCGACTTCTCCACCAGGTTGTGGAGCACGGCCAGGTCGATGAGGTCGCCCTCGCGCGAGATGCCCTCGCCGTAGATGATGTCGAACTCGGCCTCGCGGAAGGGCGCGGCCACCTTGTTCTTCACCACCTTCACCTTGGTGCGCGAGCCGATGACCGTGTCGCCTTCCTTGATGGCGGCGATGCGCCGGATGTCGATGCGCACCGTGGAGTAGAACTTGAGCGCGCGCCCGCCGGTGGTGGTCTCGGGGTTGCCGAACATCACCCCGATCTTCTCGCGGATCTGGTTGATGAAGACCAGGCAGGTGCGCGACTTGGAGACCGTGCCGGTGAGCTTGCGCAGCGCCTGCGACATCAGCCGGGCCTGCAGGCCGACGTGGCTGTCGCCCATCTCGCCGTCGAGTTCGGCCTTGGGGACCAGCGCGGCCACCGAGTCCACCACCAGCACGTCCACCGCGCCCGAGCGCACCAGGGCCTCGGTGATCTCCAGCGCCTGCTCGCCGTAGTCGGGCTGCGAGACCAGCAGGTTGTCCACGTCCACGCCCAGCTTCTTGGCGTAGCCGGGATCGAGGGCGTGCTCGGCGTCGACGAAGGCGGCCATGCCGCCGGCCTTCTGCGCTTCCGCCACCACCTGCAGCGCGATGGTAGTCTTGCCCGAGGCCTCGGGGCCGAAGATCTCCACCACCCGGCCGCGGGGGAAGCCGCCCACCCCCAGCGCCGCGTCGAAGGAGATGGCGCCGGTGGGGATCACCGCGATGGGAACGATGGCTTCCTTGGTCCCCAGGCGCATGATCGAGCCCTTGCCGAACTGCTTCTCGATCTGCGCCATGGCCAGGTCGATGGCACGGCTCTTTTCCGTTCTTTCGTCTGCCATGATGGCTCTCCTGATAGCTCGATAGATGAATGCCAGCCTAGCCTACACCCGGAGTCATGCCGGAGTCAGTGCCGTATTCACCCGGTTTTTCCACAACCGGACAGTATAGCGCGGATTCCGCTAATAGGCGAACAAAAAGCGAATTACACCCCTGGTTATTGGCTGACGTCTGAGGTCCGACGTCTGACGTCTATCTCTTGAGCAGGTCCACGGGCTCGCGCACGTTGGTCACCC contains:
- the recA gene encoding recombinase RecA, with translation MADERTEKSRAIDLAMAQIEKQFGKGSIMRLGTKEAIVPIAVIPTGAISFDAALGVGGFPRGRVVEIFGPEASGKTTIALQVVAEAQKAGGMAAFVDAEHALDPGYAKKLGVDVDNLLVSQPDYGEQALEITEALVRSGAVDVLVVDSVAALVPKAELDGEMGDSHVGLQARLMSQALRKLTGTVSKSRTCLVFINQIREKIGVMFGNPETTTGGRALKFYSTVRIDIRRIAAIKEGDTVIGSRTKVKVVKNKVAAPFREAEFDIIYGEGISREGDLIDLAVLHNLVEKSGAWFSYKGERIGQGRENTRVFLKEHKDIFGKLEAEVRQSLGLTKPAPGPTPVPDSAKAEAKSAVARR